acatcggcttacatagccgcttacaaaactgacatctcatacatgcgacactgtctgcaaagtctctaatataacTCCAGATATCACAAcataagcactctgactcggcagcgctccggAGAAAaatgagctcgccaatcccggtaCCGGAACATGTCTCGCTAACATCAcatactcatccgtgggtaccgcgcggcatgaaacgcagcccccgaagaaagggggtcgcacgaaatatgtaccgagtatgcaaaaggTGAAGTACGTAAaatgaagtcataaccgaagtaaggtgtacgtAAAAGTGCGCATAATAACTtaataccaaagggcttgcatctgaaacacaaatcgtacatcagaggtacaaaagacaaatacaATAATCAGAGtgccaacacgcttactcctgaaatacatataatacatatacataccgtagcacatcataacatcataacttatcatatgagctgacattaaccgaagtgggattcgcctaaaccaatgtgggatttgcttaaaccaatgtgggatttctCAGAAACCAGgtggatttgcctaaaccaatgtgggatttgcctaacccaatgtggaattttgcctcattattgggtttgccccaccaccgggtttgccccaccattgggtttgccccaccaccggctctgattccaactgatcatattccagaatccatacatataacatataacgtagcatacatacaccgtacccggccgaaaggggctcggcgtaccggacacatcataacactataatatatacacggttctcggccaaaaaggggctcggcgaaccggacacatcgtattccggaatacacatcatacttcagaatacaacatagtgcgcacgataacataaccggcccgggacttggcgaaaaatgtaacaacagaatgcacgaacagaatcatgagtaaccaaatacagtttaaaacattttcaaagacttaataggttaatcaaaacgaaccaccatttgtaagccaaaatagtagtcaaatcagacttttttccgaatatcactcgggaacatatcaaaccgaacttcagaaaccatagtcacgtatcaaaatcacatacatgaaaatccttatttcagactcaaccgataaataagtaatcatgctcgggggtcggaaagatagtcatattgaattctttcaaaagccatcagaactatacagaagaaagtcgcgggacccacggacgagcgttaACCCcacccgagcccgcctatgaaaatttaagtcattatgcgttatagaatcattttcgagcatatcaaagccatccggttctgtctgtgaagtTGATCCTTTTTGGCGAGCTGTAAGGCAAAACTGCAGAAGCTTAAAGGTGTGTTATCTAAATGAAGTAGAGAAGTGTGTGGGGACCTCTTTAAACAAATTATTATGAGGGAGTAAATTGTAAGATTGAAGgaagatttatttgaagaaCATCCTACTGCAGTCAATAGAGGCATTTTGCAGAAAGCTGAGGCTGAACATAAGAAATACTTGCACTATGAAGAGGAGTTTTAGAGGCAAAAGGCTGGAGTTCATGTGTTCTGTGAGGGTGATAGAAATACAAGGTTCTTCCATAATCTTgttaaaggaagaagaaagaagctACAAATCAAAAGAATACAAAATGCAGATGGGGTATGGTTAGAGGAGGAATCAATAATGGCTAATGAAGCAGTGGAATTCTATCAGAAATAGTTCGCTCAAGAAGAGGTTTCCTCTAGTGATGATATGTTATCCTATATGCCACAATTGATTGATCCAGAACAAAGCAGTGTGTTATACAGAATGGCTACTTTAGAGGAGGTAAAGAAGGCTATATTCAATCTAAATGGTGATAGTGCTAGTGGACCTGATGGATTTTCGGGGATCTTTTATCAGGCATGCTGGGATATTGTTGGCACACATGTATTCAAGATGGTAATAGCTTTCTTTGAGGGGCATACTCTTCCTAAGTCTATCACACATACTAATATGATTTTACTTCCCAAGAAGGAGATGGTGAATACTTATTCAGACTTAAGTCCTATACGTATGAGTAATTTCATTAACAAAGTTATGTCAAGGATCATTCATGATAGATTTGAAGATGTGTTGCCACAGTTAATATCCATCAACCACTCTGGTTTTGTGAAAGGGAGGAGTATAATAAAGACTGTGTTATTAACTCAGGAAATGGTGAcagacataaaaaaaaaaaaaaaaaaaaaaagacggaaGCCAACCAATGTTGTGATAAAGCTGGATATATCCAAAGCATATGATAGATTCTCATGGGAGTTTCTAGCCAAGGTTCTGCAGAAAATGGGATTTGGTGTGAATTTTGTTGACATGGTATGGAGACTGGTGGCTAACAACTAGTATTCAGTGTTGTTTAATGGTCAATCATCAGGCTTCTTCCACTCAACTAGAGGGGTGAAACAATGTGACCCTTTGTCACCTGCTCTATTCATTCTAACAGCTGAGGTGTTATCTAGAGCTTTAAATGCATTATATGATGATTCTAGTTATGTGGGATATGGAGTACCAAAGTGGAGTCATAATCTGAACCATCTATCATATGCTGATGACACTATAAtctttgcatcaacacacaaggAGTCTCTAGGCAAGATTATGAAGATTTTACAAGGATATGAAACTACTTCAGGACAACTTATTAATAAGGATAAGATTGCATTCTATATGTATCAGAAGGTTGCAGATAATTTTGTGCAACAAGTGGCTCAAATAACTGGTTTTTCAAGAGATCAGTTTTCTTTGAAGTATTTGGGCTGTCAAATCTTCCATGCTAGAAGAAAGAAGGTATATTATAATGAGCTTATTAAGAAGGTGAAAAATAAGCTGCAGAACTGGAAAGAAAGGCTACTGTCCTATGGTGGGAAAGCAGTGTTGATCAATAATGTTCTACAAAGTGTCCCAATTTATGATGTGATACCATTAATGAACTACATAAGAACTTTGCTAGATTCTTTTGTAGTAATAAGGAAGAAGGCAAAAGCAGGCATTGGGTAGCATGGGATAACGTTTGTTTACCAAAGGAGGAAGGGGGATTGGGTTTTAGATCATTATATGATGTCTCTAATGCATTGTTTGCAAAGCTATGGTGGAGATTCAAAACTACAAATTCACTTTGGTCCACATTCATGTGGAACAAATACTGTAAGAGATTGAGACCTACTGAAGTGCAATGGAAAGGAGGATCACAAGTGTGGAAGAAAATGCTGGAGGCTAGGGATCAAACTGAGCAACATATTTGGTGGGAACCAATGAATGAAGAATTCAATGTCCTTTGAAGCAGGCGTGTCCTATCCAAACTCAAGTAGAAGAACTGAATTTGTTTATGACAGATGAGGGATGGGATTATCAGAAGCTAGAGGAAGTATTTCCAGAGAATATGCTGAATCATGTGAGGAATGAGCTTGGTATGGTGGAGAAAACAGAAGAAAAGGACAAACCATGGTGGATGTTAACTGGTAATGGCATATTTACTGTTAGGAGTGCATGGAACTGTTTGAGGCAGAAAGAACAAGCTTCTTTGCAATTTTCTAAATTGTGGATTAAAGGTGTGCCATTCAAAGTGTCATTCTTTATGTGGAGAATATAGAAGCTCAGACTACCACTAGATGATATTTTGAAAAGGATGAAGATTGTCATTGTGTCTAGATGTTGCTGTGATAATCCTCAACAGGAAGAAACAGTACAGCACCTGTTTCTTACTAGGAACTCTGCTACATCAGTTTGGCTTTATTACACCAGTGTTGTGGGCGGGATAGGTCCTATGATGCAGCTACATCAGACAGTATGGCAATGGTGGGATTTCAACTGCTCACCAAATCTAAAGCCTAATATACAAGCTATTCTTGCTTTTATTTGTTGGCAATTATGGAAGAGGAGAAATGCAAGAGCCTATGGTGAGACAATGAGCAAGAACACATTCATATATTACATTAACCAGAATTTATATCATTTGGTTGTGACAAGGTATCCTTGTTGAAGAATATACCACAAGACTGGCCTCAGTTGGTGCAATTTCTGGAAGGATATAAGCCAGTTATGAAGATTAGGAGGGTACAATGGAGATGTCCAACAGTAGGATGGTATAAATGCAATACAGATGGTGCTTCAAGGGGAAATCCAGGTGCAAGTTCAGAAGCCTTTTGTGTGAGAAACAATGAAGGAGATATGGTGTTTGCTAGTGCTAGAAGGTTGGCAGACACAACTAATATTTATACAGAAGCTGCTGCTATACAGGATATTGTTGAGTACTGCATGACACACAATCTGCAACCTGTGATTATTGAGAAAGATTCATTAACTATGGTAACCATATTGGAGGGGAGATTGGATACTCTATGGAATGTGAGACTAATTGTGAGGAGGATAAGGAGATAGACAGAAGGAGGCCATGTGCAAATAGCTCACATCCTTAGAGAAGGCAATGCCTTTGTGGCAGATTGTTTAGCTAATATGGTTTTTCATTTTGCTGGTACAATTCAAATAAACAACTATCAAGAACTACCAATTCAGGAAAAGAGGATACTTAACAGTGATAAAAGCAATATGCCACAATTTGGATATTCAGCATATTGACCTAGAGAACCAGATTGATCAGAGTGTGAATTCAGACACACAGTAGTCACACAACATAACAAATTGTGTGATGATAGTACTAATATGCAGGAGTTTGTAATACAGAAATGCTTGCTGTAATTTCAACTAAAGCTGTCTTGAGAAGGAAAGTAGTATACGATACACACAGAGGCTATACATAATCTGCAACAAAAGAAACACGACTACATGGTTACATAGTTGTAGAGGATACATAGAATTGCTAAACCTGCAGCTT
The DNA window shown above is from Lycium ferocissimum isolate CSIRO_LF1 unplaced genomic scaffold, AGI_CSIRO_Lferr_CH_V1 ctg12517, whole genome shotgun sequence and carries:
- the LOC132041955 gene encoding uncharacterized protein LOC132041955 gives rise to the protein MPQLIDPEQSSVLYRMATLEEVKKAIFNLNGDSASGPDGFSGIFYQACWDIVGTHVFKMVIAFFEGHTLPKSITHTNMILLPKKEMVNTYSDLSPIRMSNFINKVMSRIIHDRFEDVLPQLISINHSGFVKGRSFFHSTRGVKQCDPLSPALFILTAEVLSRALNALYDDSSYVGYGVPKWSHNLNHLSYADDTIIFASTHKESLGKIMKILQGYETTSGQLINKDKIAFYMYQKVADNFVQQVAQITGFSRDQFSLKYLGCQIFHARRKKVYYNELIKKVKNKLQNWKERLLSYGGKAVNKEEGKSRHWVAWDNVCLPKEEGGLGFRSLYDVSNALFAKLWWRFKTTNSLWSTFMWNKYCKRLRPTEVQWKGGSQVWKKMLEARDQTEQHIWWEPMNEEFNVL